A genome region from Streptomyces antimycoticus includes the following:
- a CDS encoding MbtH family protein, giving the protein MSTNPFEDPEGTYLVLVNDEGQHSLWPAFVEVPQGWRTVLADATRDAALEYVNAHWTDMRPKSLIKAMEGADAA; this is encoded by the coding sequence ATGAGCACCAACCCCTTCGAGGACCCCGAGGGCACGTATCTCGTGCTCGTCAACGATGAGGGGCAGCACTCTTTGTGGCCGGCGTTCGTCGAGGTTCCTCAGGGCTGGCGCACGGTCCTGGCCGACGCCACGCGGGACGCGGCGCTCGAATACGTGAACGCCCACTGGACCGATATGCGCCCCAAGAGCCTGATCAAGGCCATGGAAGGCGCCGACGCGGCCTGA
- a CDS encoding alpha/beta fold hydrolase, whose amino-acid sequence MPVVHVNGIQLHYEEAGEGEPVVMIQGTGAGGTVWQLHQVPALTAAGFRVITLDNRGIPPTSECPDGFTLQDMVGDVAGLIEHLGIGPCRVVGTSLGAFITQELALSRPDLVRRAVLIATRGRTDMLRAAITRAEIELHDAGVELPARYAAVVRALKALSPRTLDDGEAMADWLDLFELSPAAGPGQRAQMDLSTLDHRLEAYRGIRVPCQVIAFADDLITPAHLAREVADAIPGAEYELVEGCGHYGYLEDPATVNKVMVEFLTGAAAR is encoded by the coding sequence ATGCCGGTCGTTCACGTCAATGGAATACAGCTCCACTACGAGGAAGCCGGCGAGGGCGAGCCGGTCGTGATGATCCAGGGGACCGGCGCCGGCGGCACCGTGTGGCAACTGCACCAGGTGCCCGCCCTCACCGCCGCCGGATTCCGCGTGATCACCCTCGACAACCGCGGCATACCGCCGACCTCGGAGTGCCCCGATGGGTTCACCCTCCAGGACATGGTCGGCGATGTGGCGGGGCTCATCGAGCACCTCGGGATCGGTCCCTGCCGGGTCGTCGGCACGTCCCTGGGCGCCTTCATCACGCAGGAACTCGCGCTGTCCCGGCCCGATCTCGTGCGCCGGGCCGTCCTCATCGCCACCCGGGGCCGCACCGATATGCTGCGCGCCGCGATCACGCGTGCCGAGATCGAGCTGCACGACGCCGGAGTGGAACTCCCGGCCCGGTACGCCGCCGTGGTGCGGGCCCTGAAGGCGCTGTCCCCACGCACCCTCGACGACGGCGAGGCCATGGCCGACTGGCTCGATCTGTTCGAGCTGTCGCCCGCGGCCGGTCCCGGACAGCGCGCGCAGATGGACTTGAGCACGTTGGACCACCGGCTCGAGGCATACCGGGGCATCCGCGTCCCCTGCCAGGTCATCGCCTTCGCGGACGACCTGATCACCCCCGCGCACCTGGCGCGCGAGGTCGCCGACGCCATCCCGGGAGCCGAGTACGAACTCGTCGAGGGCTGTGGGCACTACGGCTATCTGGAGGACCCCGCGACGGTGAACAAGGTGATGGTGGAGTTCCTCACCGGGGCGGCCGCCCGCTGA
- a CDS encoding MMPL family transporter, translated as MFVALCLFLGGAAGTNKLDSEESGVRESGRAGKIASSGDFTKRPEENVLITADSGGKLNQQAAQRAARDITGRMKALPEVRSVGAPVPAPNGKALLVPVTMNGDEDDAINRVRPLLDVSAEADRTHDGLKIEQVGTGSTAKGMSDTIGKDFRRAELISVPLTLLILLVVFGAIIAAGVPVLLALSCVVTAMGLSSLASHVLPETSAVSNVILLMGMAVGVDYSLFYLKREREERRKGKSHLDAIEIAAETSGHTVVVSGTTVIVAMAGLYLAQEATFASLATGSIIVVAVAVLGSVTVLPALLAKLGRWVDRPRVPFLWRLTMRSGESRVWPVLLRPALLKPALTLVVSIGALLLLALPALDMKLKQPGQDDLSRDIPVVQATDRLTDAFPSEGTVHKVAVRAPADEAGQVKAALRGLIDRTEGNSLFAHDQKPVIRESGDHRVHTVEVGTPYPPKNPKATESLKVLRGWLPQALDEVPDAESGVGGAVAQGIDFTDHLEERMPWVVGFVLLLTFGTMAVIFRSLAVALSAVLLNLLSAAASFGVLVAVFQHTWAEGLLDFDSSGTVVSWLPLFLFVVLFGLSMDYHVFVVSRIREMAVAGASVRDSVREGIVRSAGVVTSAAIVMVAVFSIFGTLNAVEFKQLGVGLAAAIMLDAVVIRIFVLPALMTALGRWNWWPGGTSGTGRETSAVSAPAEGGTGAPTGLPAPYAQSPVPRTDQAPSPGHPRR; from the coding sequence GTGTTCGTCGCCCTGTGCCTCTTCCTCGGCGGCGCCGCCGGCACCAACAAGCTCGACTCCGAGGAGTCCGGGGTCCGGGAGTCGGGCCGGGCGGGCAAGATCGCTTCTTCCGGGGACTTCACCAAGAGGCCCGAGGAGAACGTGCTCATCACCGCCGACTCGGGCGGGAAGCTGAACCAGCAGGCGGCGCAGCGGGCGGCCAGGGACATCACCGGCCGGATGAAGGCGCTGCCCGAGGTACGCAGCGTCGGTGCGCCGGTTCCCGCGCCGAACGGCAAGGCCCTGCTCGTACCGGTGACGATGAACGGTGACGAGGACGACGCGATCAACCGGGTCCGCCCGCTGCTCGATGTGAGCGCCGAGGCCGACCGGACCCACGACGGGCTCAAGATCGAGCAGGTGGGCACCGGTTCGACGGCGAAGGGCATGTCGGACACCATCGGCAAGGACTTCAGGCGGGCCGAGCTGATCAGTGTTCCGCTGACCCTGTTGATCCTGCTGGTGGTCTTCGGCGCGATCATCGCCGCCGGAGTGCCCGTGCTGCTCGCCCTGTCCTGTGTGGTCACCGCGATGGGGCTGTCGTCCCTGGCCTCGCATGTGCTGCCGGAGACCAGCGCGGTGAGCAATGTCATCCTGCTCATGGGCATGGCCGTCGGCGTCGACTACTCGCTCTTCTACCTCAAGCGGGAGCGGGAGGAGCGCCGTAAGGGCAAGTCCCACCTCGACGCCATCGAGATCGCCGCGGAGACGTCGGGGCATACGGTCGTGGTGTCCGGCACCACCGTGATCGTGGCGATGGCCGGGCTCTACCTGGCCCAGGAGGCCACCTTCGCCTCCCTGGCCACCGGTTCCATCATCGTCGTGGCGGTCGCGGTCCTCGGCTCGGTGACCGTGCTGCCCGCCCTCCTCGCCAAGCTGGGCCGTTGGGTGGACCGTCCCCGGGTGCCGTTCCTGTGGCGGCTGACGATGCGCTCCGGCGAATCGCGGGTGTGGCCGGTGCTGCTGCGCCCGGCGCTGCTCAAGCCGGCCCTCACGCTCGTGGTGTCCATCGGCGCACTGCTGCTGCTCGCCCTGCCCGCCCTGGACATGAAGCTCAAGCAGCCCGGCCAGGACGATCTGTCACGGGACATCCCGGTCGTGCAGGCGACCGACCGGCTCACCGACGCCTTCCCGAGCGAGGGCACCGTGCACAAGGTGGCGGTACGGGCCCCCGCCGACGAGGCCGGCCAGGTCAAGGCCGCGCTGCGGGGGCTGATCGACCGCACCGAGGGCAACAGCCTCTTCGCCCACGACCAGAAGCCGGTGATCCGCGAGTCCGGGGACCACCGGGTGCACACCGTCGAGGTGGGCACGCCGTATCCGCCGAAGAACCCCAAGGCCACCGAGTCGCTGAAGGTGCTGCGCGGGTGGCTGCCCCAGGCGCTGGACGAGGTCCCGGACGCCGAGAGCGGCGTCGGCGGCGCGGTGGCCCAGGGCATCGACTTCACGGACCATCTGGAGGAGCGCATGCCCTGGGTGGTGGGCTTCGTGCTGCTGCTGACCTTCGGCACCATGGCGGTGATCTTTCGCTCTCTGGCCGTGGCGCTGTCGGCGGTGCTGCTGAACCTGCTCTCCGCGGCCGCCTCGTTCGGTGTCCTGGTGGCGGTCTTCCAGCACACCTGGGCGGAGGGTCTGCTCGACTTCGACAGCTCGGGCACGGTGGTGTCCTGGCTTCCGCTCTTCCTGTTCGTGGTGCTCTTCGGACTGTCCATGGACTACCACGTGTTCGTGGTCAGCCGGATCCGGGAGATGGCGGTGGCGGGCGCGTCCGTGCGGGACTCGGTGCGTGAGGGCATCGTTCGCTCGGCGGGTGTCGTGACCAGTGCCGCGATCGTCATGGTGGCGGTGTTCTCGATCTTCGGCACGCTCAACGCGGTCGAGTTCAAGCAGCTGGGCGTGGGACTCGCGGCGGCGATCATGCTGGACGCCGTGGTCATCCGGATCTTTGTGCTGCCGGCGCTGATGACCGCGCTCGGCCGGTGGAACTGGTGGCCCGGCGGCACGTCCGGGACCGGTCGGGAGACGTCCGCCGTATCGGCCCCGGCCGAGGGCGGGACCGGTGCGCCGACGGGCCTGCCCGCCCCGTACGCACAGTCCCCCGTGCCCCGGACGGACCAGGCACCGTCGCCCGGCCACCCGCGGCGGTAG
- a CDS encoding ornithine cyclodeaminase family protein, translating into MDRMIDRLDEAFRAESRWGITPARDGFLRGPQNTAVLEWMPHHQPGDSITIKTVAYTPTNPSTHQLPTIIGTMARYDDVTGRLLAVGDGILPTAVRTGAASAIASRLLAHPDSRVLGLVGAGAQAVTQAHALSRVFPLDRILVHDIEPAHAESFAERVEFLGIDVEVASVAEIEAASDIICTVTSVGVGDGPVLHGERLRPHIHINAIGADLIGKYEVPLSVLKSAFVTPDHQGQALREGECQQLDQSELGPELPVLCADPALAEGRREQLTVFDSTGFALEDHIAFDVLLELAEEAGIGDRVQLEHLPEDALNPYSFQ; encoded by the coding sequence ATGGACCGGATGATCGACCGGCTCGACGAGGCGTTCCGTGCGGAAAGCAGATGGGGCATCACCCCGGCGCGGGACGGATTCCTGCGCGGTCCTCAGAACACGGCCGTCCTCGAATGGATGCCGCACCACCAGCCCGGCGACTCGATCACCATCAAGACCGTGGCGTACACCCCCACGAATCCGTCCACCCATCAGCTGCCCACCATCATCGGCACGATGGCCCGGTACGACGACGTGACCGGCCGTCTGCTGGCCGTCGGTGACGGGATCCTGCCCACCGCCGTCCGCACCGGCGCCGCGTCCGCCATCGCGAGCCGTCTGCTCGCCCACCCCGACAGCCGGGTCCTCGGCCTGGTGGGCGCCGGCGCCCAGGCGGTGACCCAGGCCCATGCCCTGAGCCGGGTCTTCCCGCTGGACCGGATCCTCGTCCACGACATCGAGCCCGCCCACGCCGAGTCCTTCGCCGAGCGCGTGGAATTCCTCGGTATCGACGTGGAGGTGGCATCCGTCGCGGAGATCGAGGCGGCATCGGACATCATCTGCACCGTCACCTCGGTCGGGGTCGGAGACGGCCCGGTCCTCCACGGCGAGCGGCTGCGCCCGCACATCCACATCAACGCGATAGGCGCCGACCTGATCGGCAAGTACGAGGTGCCGCTGTCCGTGCTGAAGTCCGCCTTCGTCACCCCCGACCACCAGGGGCAGGCGCTGCGCGAGGGTGAGTGCCAGCAGCTCGACCAGAGCGAGCTGGGCCCGGAGCTGCCCGTCCTGTGCGCCGACCCGGCGCTCGCCGAGGGGCGGCGGGAGCAGCTGACCGTCTTCGACTCGACCGGATTCGCCCTGGAGGATCACATCGCCTTCGACGTGCTCCTCGAACTCGCCGAGGAGGCCGGTATCGGCGACCGGGTGCAGCTGGAACACCTGCCGGAGGACGCGCTCAACCCGTACTCCTTCCAGTGA
- a CDS encoding response regulator — translation MRVILAEDSTLLREGLVRLLVEEGHEVVAAVGDAVSLMKEVEERMPDMVVVDIRMPPTHTDDGLRAALEIRKRWPQISLLVLSQHVERNYAAQLLASNAERVGYLLKDRVAQVEEFLDALERIHAGGAAIDPEVVRQLVIRTTHGDPLARLTPRERSVLETLAQGHTNTAIAQKLHISLSSVEKNLNTIFDKLDLSHTAGYSRRILAVLRYLES, via the coding sequence ATGCGCGTGATCCTCGCCGAGGACTCGACCTTGCTACGGGAAGGACTGGTACGTCTGCTGGTCGAGGAGGGCCATGAGGTCGTCGCCGCGGTGGGTGACGCGGTGTCCCTCATGAAGGAGGTCGAGGAGCGGATGCCCGACATGGTCGTCGTCGACATCCGGATGCCGCCGACGCACACCGACGACGGGCTGCGGGCCGCGCTGGAGATCCGTAAGCGCTGGCCCCAGATAAGCCTGCTCGTGCTGTCGCAGCACGTGGAGCGCAACTACGCGGCTCAACTCCTGGCGTCCAACGCGGAGCGGGTCGGGTATCTCCTGAAGGACCGCGTCGCCCAGGTCGAGGAGTTCCTGGACGCGCTGGAGCGGATCCACGCGGGTGGCGCGGCCATCGACCCGGAAGTCGTGCGGCAGTTGGTCATCCGCACCACACACGGTGACCCGCTCGCCCGGCTCACTCCGCGCGAGCGCAGTGTTCTGGAGACGCTGGCGCAGGGCCACACCAACACGGCCATCGCGCAGAAACTGCATATCTCGCTGAGCTCGGTGGAGAAGAACCTCAACACGATTTTCGACAAGCTCGACCTGTCGCACACCGCCGGCTACAGCCGGCGGATCCTGGCGGTCCTGCGGTATCTGGAGTCCTGA
- a CDS encoding sensor histidine kinase, with translation MLGFLYLLIVGTAMAPFLLWPRTRPGALAALASGARRLAGLDRARRFVFFGDRFPEHYKSSDQKVLRYLAIRSYTGMLCTIVVGLLGFGVILAAVLAMRLLQGRLDLQELLTQALLGGVLLFLDVQGIYSLAVLDARLARECFGPSERELLRQRIDELATSRAAVLQAVDAERRRIERDLHDGIQQRLVALAMLLGRARRSRGRNPEQVDALLHQAHQESQEVITELREATWRIYPSALDSLGLKEALSGVSERCSLPIRMDFEVDRVLPQTVETAAYFVVSECVTNAAKHSGATAITIRLALHGAVLVVRVEDNGTGGADPSGSGLTGLRSRVSALDGLLHIDSPLGGPTTITAELPCA, from the coding sequence ATGCTCGGATTTCTCTACTTGCTGATCGTCGGCACGGCCATGGCCCCTTTCCTGTTATGGCCGCGCACCCGGCCCGGCGCCCTGGCCGCGCTCGCCTCCGGGGCCCGTCGGCTCGCGGGGCTGGACCGGGCGCGCCGCTTCGTCTTCTTCGGCGATCGTTTCCCCGAGCACTACAAGTCGTCCGACCAGAAGGTCCTGCGCTATCTGGCGATCCGCAGCTACACGGGGATGCTGTGCACCATCGTCGTGGGTCTGCTGGGGTTCGGTGTCATCCTCGCCGCGGTGCTGGCCATGCGGCTGCTCCAGGGCCGCCTCGACCTCCAGGAACTCCTCACCCAGGCACTGCTCGGCGGTGTGCTGCTGTTCCTGGACGTGCAGGGCATCTACTCTCTCGCGGTGCTGGACGCCCGGCTGGCCCGTGAGTGCTTCGGGCCGTCGGAGCGGGAGTTGCTGCGGCAGCGCATCGACGAGCTGGCCACCAGCCGGGCCGCGGTCCTCCAGGCCGTCGACGCCGAGCGCCGCCGCATCGAGCGCGATCTCCACGACGGCATCCAGCAGCGCCTGGTGGCACTCGCCATGCTGCTCGGCCGGGCGCGCCGCAGCCGCGGCCGCAACCCCGAGCAGGTGGACGCCCTGCTCCACCAGGCCCACCAGGAGTCCCAGGAGGTCATCACCGAGCTCCGGGAGGCGACCTGGCGGATCTATCCCTCCGCCCTGGACAGCCTGGGGCTGAAGGAAGCACTCAGCGGGGTCTCCGAGCGGTGCTCCCTTCCCATCCGCATGGACTTCGAGGTCGACCGTGTGCTGCCACAGACGGTGGAGACCGCCGCGTACTTCGTGGTGTCGGAGTGCGTGACCAATGCCGCCAAGCACTCCGGCGCCACGGCCATCACCATCCGACTCGCGCTGCACGGAGCGGTGCTGGTGGTCCGGGTCGAGGACAATGGCACCGGCGGAGCCGATCCATCGGGCAGCGGCCTCACCGGGCTGCGCAGCCGGGTGAGCGCGCTCGACGGTCTGCTGCACATCGACAGCCCCCTCGGGGGACCCACGACCATTACCGCGGAGCTTCCATGCGCGTGA
- a CDS encoding DedA family protein: MHLMTLALPQEPSDGIAGWAADLVDAMGGPGAGLAIALENLFPPLPSEVILPLTGFAAGQGVISLASALFWTTLGSVVGALVLYWIGMLVGRRRMHAVWAKLPLVKASDLDRTEQWFERHGTKAVFIGRMVPIFRSLISIPAGVERMPLPVFALLTTLGSLVWNTVLVMAGYWLGDQWDEVETYVGVLSKVVLVAVVLAIVVYVVVRFRGRGRQRPAS, encoded by the coding sequence ATGCACTTGATGACCCTGGCGCTGCCCCAGGAGCCCTCGGACGGCATCGCCGGCTGGGCCGCGGACCTCGTGGACGCGATGGGCGGGCCGGGAGCCGGTCTGGCCATCGCGCTGGAGAATCTCTTCCCGCCGCTGCCCAGCGAGGTGATCCTGCCCCTGACCGGGTTCGCGGCCGGGCAGGGTGTGATCAGCCTGGCCTCGGCGCTGTTCTGGACCACGCTCGGTTCGGTGGTGGGCGCGCTGGTGCTGTACTGGATCGGCATGCTCGTCGGCCGTCGGCGCATGCACGCCGTCTGGGCGAAGCTGCCGCTGGTGAAGGCGTCCGACCTGGATCGTACGGAGCAGTGGTTCGAGCGGCACGGCACCAAGGCGGTCTTCATCGGCCGCATGGTGCCGATCTTCCGGAGCCTCATCTCCATTCCGGCCGGGGTCGAGCGCATGCCGCTGCCGGTCTTCGCCCTGCTGACCACGCTGGGCAGCCTGGTCTGGAACACGGTGCTGGTGATGGCCGGCTACTGGCTGGGCGATCAGTGGGACGAGGTGGAGACCTACGTCGGTGTCCTCTCCAAGGTGGTCCTGGTCGCGGTTGTGCTGGCCATCGTGGTCTACGTGGTCGTGCGCTTCCGAGGCCGCGGCAGGCAGCGCCCCGCTTCATGA
- a CDS encoding CaiB/BaiF CoA transferase family protein: protein MSAQPLEGITVVALEQAVAAPFATRQLADLGARVIKVERPGRGDFARDYDREVKGASAYFVWINRGKESVVLDIKDDSDRALLDAMLARADVFVHNLAPGAVDRLGLGARTLRPAYPRLITCAISGYGDSGPYREKKAYDLLIQCEAGLLSITGSPEAPARPGISIADIAGGMYAYTGILTALYERERTGAGTDLSVSLLDALGEWMGHPYFAQAYGGAGVVRSGARHPSISPYGAYRCGDGAQVFLSVQSDREWAALCERVLRRPELIRDPRFADNPLRRTHDEELTAELESCFADHTAEGLIALLDGAGIANARLRDIAEFGAHPQFDARDRWGEFGSPVGPLRGLLPPVEVAGRRAPMRPVPGLGEHTEAVRAEFS from the coding sequence GTGTCCGCGCAGCCGCTGGAAGGCATCACCGTCGTCGCCCTGGAGCAGGCCGTCGCCGCCCCGTTCGCCACCCGTCAGCTCGCCGATCTGGGAGCCAGGGTCATCAAGGTGGAGCGGCCGGGGCGCGGCGACTTCGCCCGTGACTACGACCGCGAGGTCAAGGGCGCGTCGGCCTACTTCGTCTGGATCAACCGCGGTAAGGAGAGCGTCGTCCTCGACATCAAGGACGACAGCGACCGGGCGCTGCTCGATGCGATGCTCGCCCGCGCCGATGTCTTCGTGCACAATCTGGCGCCCGGCGCCGTGGACCGGCTGGGCCTGGGCGCGCGGACGCTGCGGCCCGCGTATCCCCGCCTGATCACCTGCGCGATCTCCGGGTACGGGGACAGCGGCCCGTACCGCGAGAAGAAGGCGTACGACCTGCTCATCCAGTGCGAGGCGGGGCTGCTGTCGATCACCGGCAGCCCGGAGGCCCCGGCCCGCCCCGGGATCTCGATCGCCGATATCGCGGGCGGGATGTACGCCTACACCGGCATCCTCACCGCGCTCTACGAGCGGGAACGCACCGGTGCGGGGACGGACCTGAGTGTGAGCCTGCTCGACGCGCTGGGCGAGTGGATGGGCCACCCCTATTTCGCCCAGGCGTACGGCGGCGCCGGGGTCGTCCGCAGCGGCGCGCGCCATCCGTCGATCTCGCCGTACGGCGCCTACCGCTGTGGGGACGGCGCTCAGGTGTTCCTGAGTGTGCAGAGCGATCGTGAATGGGCCGCGCTGTGCGAGCGGGTGCTCCGTCGCCCGGAGCTGATCCGCGATCCGCGCTTCGCGGACAATCCCCTGCGCCGTACCCATGACGAGGAGCTGACGGCCGAGTTGGAGTCGTGCTTCGCGGACCACACCGCCGAGGGACTGATCGCGCTGCTGGACGGGGCGGGCATCGCCAATGCCCGGCTGCGCGACATCGCGGAGTTCGGTGCCCATCCCCAGTTCGACGCCCGCGACCGCTGGGGCGAGTTCGGCTCCCCGGTCGGGCCGCTGCGCGGTCTGCTGCCGCCGGTGGAGGTGGCGGGCCGCAGGGCGCCGATGCGGCCGGTGCCGGGGCTCGGCGAGCACACGGAGGCGGTGCGGGCCGAGTTCTCCTGA
- a CDS encoding TetR/AcrR family transcriptional regulator, which yields MSEAQGHGRGADGSAKPSKRDALIEAAFELFTAHGFEQTTVDDIVRLAGVGRSSFFRHFPSKEDVVFPDHEGCLAEMTIFLQEGSGTEDPVIRVCDAARLVMRMYAGNPSFAVQRYRLTKSVPGLRHHELSVVWRYERTLADYLRRRFAHRPDGTLRADVIAASVVAAHNNALRTWLRSAGQEDPSAHMDHALRFVQNSWGPEGEARSADEEDTDDVVVLITKRKAPMWRVVRGIEATLDDR from the coding sequence ATGAGCGAGGCACAGGGACACGGCCGGGGAGCCGACGGCTCCGCGAAGCCCTCCAAGCGTGACGCCCTGATCGAGGCGGCGTTCGAACTCTTCACCGCACACGGGTTCGAGCAGACCACGGTCGACGACATCGTCCGGCTCGCGGGTGTGGGCAGGAGCTCCTTCTTCCGGCACTTCCCTTCCAAGGAGGACGTGGTCTTCCCCGACCACGAAGGCTGCCTGGCAGAGATGACGATCTTCCTGCAGGAGGGGAGCGGCACGGAGGACCCGGTGATCCGGGTCTGCGATGCCGCGCGCCTCGTCATGCGGATGTACGCCGGCAACCCCTCCTTCGCCGTACAGAGATACCGCCTGACCAAGAGCGTTCCAGGGCTCCGCCACCACGAGTTGTCCGTGGTGTGGCGCTACGAGCGCACCCTCGCCGACTACCTGCGCCGACGCTTCGCGCACCGGCCCGACGGCACACTGCGCGCCGATGTGATCGCCGCCTCCGTGGTGGCCGCCCACAACAACGCACTCCGAACATGGCTCCGCTCCGCCGGCCAGGAGGACCCCTCGGCCCACATGGATCATGCTCTGCGGTTCGTACAGAACTCATGGGGACCGGAAGGCGAGGCCAGGAGCGCCGACGAGGAGGACACCGACGACGTCGTCGTCCTGATCACCAAGCGGAAGGCGCCGATGTGGCGCGTCGTCCGAGGGATCGAGGCCACGCTCGACGATCGCTGA
- a CDS encoding acyl-CoA dehydrogenase family protein has translation MNQDFDLYRTSEEHEMLRASIRSLAETKIAPFAAEVDEQSRFPAEALKALVAADLHAVHVPEEYGGAGADALAAVIVIEEVARVCVSSSLIPTVNKLGSLPVILSGSEELKKRYLAPLAEGALFSYCLSEPDAGSDAAGMTTRAVRDGDSYVLNGVKRWITNAGVSEYYTVMAVTDPAKRSKGISAFVVEKSDEGVSFGAPEKKLGIKGSPTREVYLDHVRIPADRMIGDEGTGFATAMKTLDHTRITVAAQALGIAQGALDYAKGYVRERKQFGKPIGDFQGVQFMLADMAMKLEAARQLTYAAAAKSERVDSGLTFYGAAAKCFASDAAMEITTDAVQLLGGYGFTRDYPVERMMRDAKITQIYEGTNQVQRIVMARNLP, from the coding sequence ATGAATCAGGACTTCGACCTTTACCGGACGTCGGAGGAGCACGAGATGCTCCGCGCGTCGATCCGCTCGCTTGCCGAGACGAAGATCGCGCCATTCGCCGCCGAGGTGGACGAGCAGAGCCGTTTTCCGGCCGAGGCTCTCAAGGCGCTGGTCGCCGCCGACCTGCACGCGGTGCATGTGCCGGAGGAGTACGGCGGCGCCGGCGCGGACGCGTTGGCCGCGGTGATCGTCATCGAGGAAGTGGCGCGGGTGTGCGTCTCCTCGTCACTGATCCCTACGGTGAACAAGCTCGGTTCGCTGCCGGTGATCCTGTCCGGTTCCGAGGAGCTGAAGAAGAGGTATCTGGCCCCGCTGGCCGAGGGTGCGTTGTTCTCGTACTGCCTCAGTGAGCCGGACGCGGGGTCGGACGCGGCGGGGATGACAACGAGGGCGGTGCGCGATGGCGACAGCTACGTCCTCAACGGCGTGAAGCGCTGGATCACCAATGCGGGGGTTTCGGAGTACTACACCGTCATGGCCGTGACCGACCCTGCCAAGAGGTCGAAGGGCATCTCCGCGTTCGTCGTCGAGAAGTCCGACGAGGGTGTGTCCTTCGGCGCGCCGGAGAAGAAGCTGGGCATCAAGGGTTCGCCGACCCGCGAGGTGTACCTCGACCATGTGCGCATCCCGGCCGACCGCATGATCGGTGACGAGGGTACCGGTTTCGCCACGGCGATGAAGACACTGGACCACACCCGCATCACCGTCGCGGCGCAGGCTCTCGGCATCGCCCAGGGTGCGCTGGACTATGCCAAGGGGTATGTCCGGGAGCGCAAGCAGTTCGGCAAGCCGATCGGCGACTTCCAGGGCGTGCAGTTCATGCTCGCGGACATGGCGATGAAGCTGGAGGCCGCCCGCCAGCTCACTTATGCCGCTGCCGCCAAGTCCGAGCGCGTCGACTCCGGCCTCACCTTCTACGGGGCCGCGGCCAAGTGCTTCGCCTCGGACGCCGCCATGGAGATCACCACTGACGCCGTGCAACTGCTGGGCGGCTATGGCTTCACCCGTGACTACCCGGTGGAACGGATGATGCGCGATGCCAAGATCACGCAGATCTATGAAGGTACGAACCAGGTTCAGCGGATCGTCATGGCCCGCAACCTTCCGTAG
- a CDS encoding cytochrome P450, which translates to MIERIADELLSVAQTRIDTMGGCDLFTSFAQALPCRVLMELLGIRHVDAATLMRWSDASLELFWGRPTPQRQLELAERVGEFHQWLTEAVRGDTAPPGSFIASLTRHRLPDGKPLDVQTAVGACFFVLIAGQSTTGQLISTVLHRALAEPGLWPRVAREAGVAEAWVEEVLRREPPVTTWRRVTARPAEVSGVQLPAGAQLLLMLMGSGSDPEVFAHPERMCPRRPNIRHHLAFGTGRHRCPGASLARTEAAVALRAAARSLPGVRLTAGAEEPPMLGLLSFRAPLQVAVESPGDAPIPTASVGSRNT; encoded by the coding sequence GTGATCGAGCGCATCGCCGACGAACTGCTCAGCGTGGCACAGACCCGGATCGACACCATGGGCGGCTGCGACCTGTTCACCTCCTTCGCGCAAGCCCTCCCATGCCGGGTGCTGATGGAACTCCTGGGCATCCGACACGTCGACGCGGCAACCCTGATGCGTTGGAGTGACGCCTCTCTGGAACTGTTCTGGGGCAGGCCCACACCTCAGCGCCAACTGGAGTTGGCGGAACGCGTCGGCGAGTTCCACCAGTGGCTGACCGAGGCTGTGCGCGGGGACACCGCCCCACCCGGCTCCTTCATCGCGTCGCTGACCCGCCATCGCCTGCCCGACGGCAAACCACTGGACGTGCAGACCGCGGTCGGAGCCTGCTTCTTCGTCTTGATCGCCGGGCAGTCCACCACCGGACAACTCATCTCCACCGTGTTGCACCGAGCGCTCGCGGAGCCCGGACTGTGGCCGCGCGTGGCGCGGGAGGCGGGCGTGGCCGAGGCATGGGTGGAGGAGGTACTGCGGCGCGAGCCCCCGGTGACCACCTGGCGTCGTGTCACTGCCCGGCCGGCCGAAGTGAGCGGTGTGCAACTCCCCGCAGGTGCACAGCTGTTGCTGATGCTCATGGGCAGCGGATCCGACCCAGAGGTCTTCGCCCATCCGGAGCGGATGTGCCCGCGCCGGCCGAACATCCGCCACCACCTTGCCTTCGGCACCGGCCGTCACCGCTGCCCAGGCGCGTCCTTGGCCCGCACCGAAGCGGCCGTGGCGCTGCGGGCGGCCGCCCGCAGCCTGCCAGGTGTACGGCTCACAGCCGGGGCGGAGGAGCCACCGATGCTCGGCCTGCTGTCCTTCCGGGCACCCCTACAGGTGGCAGTGGAATCGCCAGGCGATGCCCCTATCCCCACCGCGTCCGTCGGGTCCCGGAACACGTGA